The Desmonostoc muscorum LEGE 12446 genome includes a region encoding these proteins:
- a CDS encoding ATP adenylyltransferase family protein: MVQGEILLKPGTLWTTVKERTEYALQCGALLSIPTEFEFVEQDGVRFLVRILSNLNRKKAAKEKQEKQSANSGEEFNPFLPYEEDLFVADISDTHVCILNKFNVVDYHLLIITRAFEEQETLLTLEDFTAMWACLADFDGLGFYNSGKIAGASQRHKHLQLVPLPLAPSGSQIPIESLLREAQFQNSTATLPKLPFLHAFAPLNPHWVESPFTGGEATLELYHTLLEAVGLDATQLGAYNLLMTREWMLIVPRSQEHFHSISVNSLGFAGALLVRNAEEMQLLKDQTPMTILKSVAIS; this comes from the coding sequence ATGGTACAAGGGGAAATATTACTGAAGCCTGGTACTTTATGGACAACTGTCAAAGAACGTACTGAATATGCTTTGCAATGTGGGGCGCTGCTGTCGATCCCGACGGAATTTGAATTTGTGGAACAGGATGGCGTGCGCTTTTTAGTGCGGATTTTGTCTAATTTGAATCGCAAAAAAGCAGCCAAGGAAAAACAGGAAAAACAATCTGCTAATTCGGGTGAAGAATTTAATCCTTTTTTGCCTTACGAAGAAGATTTATTTGTGGCGGATATTTCCGATACTCATGTATGTATTTTAAATAAATTCAACGTTGTTGATTATCATCTGCTAATTATCACCCGTGCCTTCGAGGAACAGGAAACTTTACTCACTCTGGAAGATTTTACGGCGATGTGGGCATGTCTGGCTGATTTTGATGGCTTGGGATTTTACAACAGTGGCAAAATCGCAGGTGCTAGTCAACGACATAAACACTTGCAACTAGTCCCGTTACCCCTTGCACCTTCAGGATCTCAGATACCTATTGAATCTCTGCTAAGGGAGGCACAATTTCAGAACTCCACCGCAACTTTACCAAAACTTCCTTTTTTACATGCTTTCGCACCCTTAAATCCCCACTGGGTGGAGTCTCCATTCACAGGGGGTGAAGCAACGCTGGAACTTTATCATACCTTGTTAGAGGCTGTGGGTTTGGATGCAACGCAGTTGGGTGCTTACAATTTGCTGATGACACGAGAATGGATGTTGATCGTACCGCGATCGCAAGAGCATTTCCACTCCATCTCCGTGAATTCATTAGGATTCGCTGGTGCTTTGCTAGTAAGGAATGCCGAAGAAATGCAACTTCTCAAAGACCAAACGCCGATGACTATCTTGAAGAGTGTTGCTATATCGTAA
- a CDS encoding CocE/NonD family hydrolase, with translation MLKILPKETASMHTRDGVRLDADIYRPDADGEFPVLLMRQPYGRAIASTVVYAHPTWYAAHGYIVVIQDVRGRGTSQGEFKLFTHEILDGEDTVNWAANLPGSNGKVGMYGFSYQGMTQLYAAVNQPSALTTICPAMIGYDLYADWAYEGGAFCLQTNLAWAIQLATETARLRGDKTAYKALFAASRNLPLTNPEILQQLAPDSFYHEWLAHSQPDEYWEKLSPKYHLQAVDLPMFHIGGWFDTYLRGTLHLYKDMAARSTKPQHLLVGPWAHLPWDRKVGEIDFGAKGASPVDKMQIRWFNQFFKGENTGLLHESPICLFEMGTNIWRTFPNLPTHIHKSYFLSTTGLASIRQDSGTLIPNPQSPIPNTFDVLVHDPWRPVPALGGHAGIPAGVFERSHLDCRSDVLTYTSEPLEEDLHLAGDVTAEICCTADQLSYDLSAVLSEVHPNGQVYNLTQGYVHCRDVSASTKIQLQTTCARIAKGNALRLSLSAACFPAYTMNSGNGAIASSESLPDAQMITLTVNCGGEFNSHLLLPVLPAT, from the coding sequence ATGCTGAAAATCCTCCCCAAAGAAACTGCCTCGATGCACACCCGCGACGGTGTACGCTTGGATGCAGACATCTATCGCCCAGATGCTGATGGTGAATTTCCGGTATTATTAATGCGACAACCCTATGGTAGAGCGATCGCCTCTACTGTTGTCTATGCCCATCCCACTTGGTATGCTGCCCACGGCTACATCGTCGTGATTCAAGATGTCCGCGGACGCGGGACTTCCCAAGGCGAATTCAAGTTATTTACCCACGAAATTTTAGATGGCGAAGATACAGTAAATTGGGCAGCAAATTTACCTGGTAGTAATGGCAAAGTTGGTATGTATGGCTTTTCTTATCAAGGAATGACTCAACTATATGCCGCAGTTAATCAACCCAGCGCCTTGACAACAATTTGCCCCGCCATGATTGGCTATGATTTGTATGCAGATTGGGCTTATGAAGGAGGCGCATTTTGTTTACAAACTAACCTCGCTTGGGCAATTCAATTAGCTACAGAAACCGCCCGTTTGCGAGGAGATAAAACAGCCTATAAAGCCTTGTTTGCTGCTTCTCGTAATTTACCTTTAACTAATCCAGAAATTCTCCAACAACTCGCCCCAGATTCCTTTTATCATGAGTGGTTGGCACATTCTCAACCAGATGAATACTGGGAAAAACTCTCGCCCAAATATCACTTGCAAGCTGTTGATTTGCCCATGTTCCACATCGGAGGATGGTTTGATACTTATCTACGCGGCACTCTACATTTATATAAAGATATGGCAGCCCGTAGCACTAAACCTCAACATTTGTTAGTCGGTCCTTGGGCACATTTACCTTGGGATCGCAAAGTAGGAGAAATTGACTTTGGTGCTAAAGGAGCCAGTCCCGTAGATAAAATGCAAATTCGCTGGTTTAACCAATTTTTCAAAGGCGAAAATACAGGTTTATTGCATGAGTCGCCGATTTGCCTATTCGAGATGGGAACCAATATTTGGCGCACTTTCCCCAATTTACCTACACACATACACAAATCATACTTTTTGTCAACTACAGGACTAGCCAGCATCCGCCAAGACTCCGGAACCCTAATCCCCAATCCCCAGTCCCCAATCCCCAATACCTTCGATGTATTAGTTCACGACCCTTGGCGTCCAGTTCCAGCCTTGGGTGGTCATGCCGGAATTCCTGCGGGTGTATTTGAGCGATCGCATCTCGATTGCCGTTCAGATGTCTTAACTTACACCAGCGAGCCACTAGAAGAAGATTTACATTTAGCAGGCGATGTGACAGCGGAAATCTGCTGTACTGCCGACCAACTCAGTTATGATTTGTCTGCGGTGCTATCCGAAGTACATCCAAATGGGCAAGTATATAATCTCACCCAAGGTTATGTACATTGTCGAGATGTTAGCGCTTCTACAAAAATTCAGCTACAAACGACTTGTGCGCGAATTGCCAAAGGAAACGCCTTGCGTCTGAGTTTAAGTGCAGCGTGTTTTCCAGCGTACACAATGAATTCTGGAAACGGTGCGATCGCCAGTAGCGAGAGTTTACCAGATGCCCAGATGATCACGTTAACTGTGAATTGTGGAGGCGAGTTTAATTCTCATCTTTTATTACCTGTACTCCCAGCAACTTAA
- a CDS encoding Arm DNA-binding domain-containing protein — MFSKSPTGRASKGSVSIINSHEQLQLRFRYKGKRYYISTGLADTPAN; from the coding sequence ATGTTCTCCAAAAGCCCTACAGGAAGAGCATCTAAGGGTTCTGTATCGATCATTAACTCTCATGAACAGTTGCAGTTACGGTTTAGATATAAGGGTAAGCGTTATTACATCTCTACGGGTTTAGCTGATACTCCTGCTAACTAG
- a CDS encoding metal ABC transporter permease — protein MDFLNNFQIARLAIANSNDLVSLLQYPFMQRAIAEAVLMGILGGILGSFVTLRQLSFFSHAVGHAALVGVALGVLLQVNPTWMLLPFTLVFGVIVLYCIDKTDLASDSVLSIVLSGALAIGLILTSLIKGYRGNLMAVLFGDILALDTTDLILTLLILVGSCIFLLSTLQQQILLTLNPDVAQVQGVPVQLYRYAFVVLLSLAVAVAIKAVGVLLVNAFLVIPASTAKLMSHHFSRFLVMSVIVGSISSITGIIVSGLFNLASGPSIVLIQFLLFLAVFIWFRLTLKAA, from the coding sequence ATGGATTTCTTGAATAACTTTCAGATAGCAAGGCTTGCGATCGCCAATAGTAATGATTTGGTAAGCTTATTACAATATCCCTTTATGCAGCGGGCGATCGCAGAAGCTGTATTGATGGGAATACTTGGCGGCATATTGGGTAGTTTTGTCACCTTGCGCCAGCTGTCTTTTTTCAGTCACGCCGTTGGTCATGCAGCATTGGTAGGTGTGGCATTAGGTGTGCTGTTACAGGTAAATCCTACTTGGATGCTGTTACCTTTTACCTTAGTTTTTGGCGTTATTGTCCTCTACTGTATCGACAAAACCGACTTAGCTAGCGATAGCGTACTTAGTATAGTGCTATCTGGAGCATTAGCGATCGGACTGATTCTCACTAGCTTAATTAAAGGATATCGTGGCAACTTGATGGCAGTGCTGTTTGGCGACATTCTGGCGCTTGATACCACAGATTTGATTTTGACCCTGCTGATACTTGTGGGAAGTTGCATATTTTTACTATCAACTCTACAACAGCAAATTTTATTGACACTTAACCCGGATGTGGCACAAGTTCAAGGTGTTCCTGTGCAATTGTACCGCTATGCCTTTGTGGTCTTGCTTTCACTCGCCGTTGCTGTAGCGATTAAAGCTGTTGGCGTTTTACTGGTAAATGCCTTTTTGGTGATTCCCGCCTCCACCGCCAAACTCATGAGTCACCACTTTAGCCGTTTTCTAGTCATGTCGGTGATAGTCGGTTCCATTAGCAGCATTACTGGCATCATTGTGTCAGGTCTTTTCAACCTGGCTTCTGGCCCGAGTATTGTCCTTATCCAGTTTCTACTCTTTCTAGCTGTTTTCATCTGGTTTAGGTTGACCTTGAAAGCAGCATAA
- a CDS encoding 2Fe-2S iron-sulfur cluster-binding protein, with protein MSLRYTIRVRDRATGKTYTLQVPEDRYILHTAEKQGAELPFSCRNGACTTCAVRVLSGEIYQPEAIGLSPDLRRQGYALLCVSYPRSDLEVETQDEDEVYELQFGRYFGRGRVKAGLPLDEE; from the coding sequence ATGTCCCTTAGATATACAATTCGAGTTCGCGATCGCGCCACTGGCAAAACATACACCCTACAAGTACCAGAAGACCGCTACATCCTGCACACTGCCGAAAAACAAGGCGCAGAACTGCCGTTTTCCTGCCGTAATGGGGCTTGTACCACTTGTGCTGTGAGAGTGTTGTCGGGAGAAATTTATCAACCAGAGGCGATCGGATTGTCGCCAGATTTACGTCGGCAAGGTTATGCCTTGTTGTGTGTGAGTTACCCCCGTTCTGATCTGGAGGTGGAAACACAAGACGAAGATGAAGTTTATGAACTCCAGTTTGGACGGTATTTTGGTAGGGGGAGAGTTAAAGCGGGTTTACCGTTAGATGAAGAATAG
- a CDS encoding thermonuclease family protein has translation MACLGIWARKIAILVCVFLLVSCQGKNQLPNNQAQVKVARVVSGQSLEVLGMAEQPNLISQVRLVGIDAPDLRQRPWGEQAKEQLENLIGGAEQSVTLEFDLEAKDKIGRTLAYVWKNKVLLNEELVKQGNALFVGRSPNHKYDQRLERAQQWARLMGQGIWNPEKPMRLTPAEFRRQNL, from the coding sequence ATGGCGTGTCTTGGCATCTGGGCAAGAAAAATAGCTATTTTGGTTTGTGTATTTCTTTTGGTGAGTTGCCAAGGTAAAAATCAGCTGCCAAACAATCAGGCGCAGGTGAAGGTAGCGCGGGTAGTTAGTGGCCAAAGTTTGGAAGTGTTAGGTATGGCCGAACAGCCAAATTTGATTTCTCAGGTGCGGTTAGTGGGAATTGATGCACCAGATTTGCGACAGCGGCCTTGGGGTGAACAAGCAAAAGAACAGTTAGAGAATCTAATTGGTGGTGCAGAACAATCAGTAACGCTGGAGTTTGATTTAGAAGCAAAAGACAAAATTGGGCGAACTTTAGCTTATGTGTGGAAAAATAAGGTTTTGTTGAATGAAGAATTAGTCAAACAAGGGAATGCATTGTTCGTTGGGCGATCGCCTAACCACAAATATGACCAACGTTTAGAACGTGCCCAACAATGGGCTAGACTCATGGGGCAAGGAATTTGGAACCCAGAAAAACCCATGCGCCTCACTCCCGCTGAGTTTCGACGTCAAAATCTTTAA
- a CDS encoding inositol monophosphatase family protein, producing the protein MTNLQIFLDIATEAALAGGAILQGYLGKLEDAIIEKGRPGDLVTVADKASEELILEILRRHFPQHSILAEESGKLGDGENEYLWAIDPLDGTTNYAHQYPFFAVSIGLLINGVPQVGVIYDPFHNELFRAAAGLGATRNRRPIAVSTTSELNKSLLVSGFAYDRRETSDNNYAEFCHLTHLTQGVRRSGSASLDLAYVACGRVDGYWERGLSPWDIVAGIILVQEAGGKVTAYDGTPLKIESGRILATNSYIHDTVSRELVKVPPLSAWK; encoded by the coding sequence ATGACAAATCTACAAATTTTTCTAGATATTGCTACAGAAGCAGCATTAGCTGGTGGCGCTATACTGCAAGGCTATTTGGGTAAGTTAGAAGATGCAATTATTGAAAAAGGACGCCCTGGTGATTTAGTCACCGTTGCTGATAAAGCCTCAGAAGAGTTGATTTTGGAAATTTTGCGTCGCCATTTTCCCCAACATTCTATCCTCGCTGAAGAATCAGGAAAATTAGGCGATGGAGAAAATGAATATCTCTGGGCAATAGATCCTTTAGATGGCACAACTAACTACGCCCATCAATACCCATTCTTTGCCGTTTCCATTGGGCTGTTAATTAATGGTGTTCCACAAGTTGGTGTCATTTATGACCCCTTTCACAATGAGCTATTTCGTGCCGCCGCTGGTTTGGGAGCAACACGCAACCGTCGCCCCATCGCAGTTTCCACAACCTCAGAACTGAATAAGAGCTTGCTGGTAAGTGGATTTGCTTACGATCGCCGTGAAACCTCTGATAACAATTATGCAGAATTTTGTCACCTCACCCATCTGACTCAGGGAGTTAGACGCAGCGGTTCCGCATCCCTCGATTTAGCATATGTTGCCTGTGGACGCGTCGATGGTTACTGGGAACGGGGACTTTCACCTTGGGATATTGTCGCTGGGATCATTTTGGTACAAGAAGCAGGGGGCAAAGTTACCGCCTACGATGGTACTCCCTTAAAAATCGAATCAGGTAGAATTCTCGCCACCAACAGTTATATTCATGACACAGTGAGTCGTGAACTTGTAAAAGTTCCGCCCCTGTCAGCGTGGAAATGA
- a CDS encoding J domain-containing protein, whose amino-acid sequence MSFKIDRGLFRYDFIDHHAVLCVPVDADVKDIRKRYLQIARRLHPDSSITESPEQKQLGNELLSKLVNPAYEKLANERTRTEYLVILSQMGKRLVQESTSVTLNTELGRQLAGTTNIDHFYKSAIAKLAQTQYDSLEQALQVIAQISELNLVYLMRSAVKTSSAAPPTAQSKVNSGTHKPDTAKQTPPAAQPPKEDSVVEQYVRRAQSLIEKNQFAQAKVELQEALKLEPKNSHCHSLIGMVYLKQNQLKMAKIHFENALKLDPNDQMALQWKPKIDKVLGQQPTDHKVTSSPNHGDKQPDKSGNGGLFGGLFGGKKK is encoded by the coding sequence ATGTCTTTCAAAATAGATCGTGGATTATTTAGATATGATTTCATAGATCATCACGCGGTATTGTGCGTTCCAGTTGATGCGGATGTTAAAGATATTCGCAAACGCTATCTTCAAATCGCCCGCCGTTTACATCCAGATAGTAGTATTACTGAAAGTCCTGAGCAAAAACAGCTAGGTAATGAATTGTTATCCAAGTTGGTTAACCCAGCTTACGAAAAACTTGCTAACGAACGCACTCGGACGGAATATCTTGTGATTTTGTCGCAAATGGGTAAGCGTCTGGTACAAGAATCTACTTCGGTGACTTTAAACACAGAATTAGGTAGACAGTTAGCTGGTACTACCAATATCGATCATTTTTATAAAAGTGCGATCGCGAAACTAGCCCAAACCCAATATGATTCTTTAGAGCAAGCCCTGCAAGTCATTGCCCAAATTAGTGAATTAAATTTAGTCTATTTAATGCGGAGTGCAGTTAAAACATCCTCAGCAGCACCACCAACTGCTCAATCGAAAGTTAACTCGGGTACACATAAGCCAGATACAGCAAAACAGACACCACCAGCAGCACAACCACCAAAAGAAGACTCGGTTGTAGAACAGTATGTTCGTCGCGCTCAATCTTTGATTGAGAAAAACCAATTTGCCCAAGCCAAGGTAGAGTTGCAGGAAGCCCTGAAGCTAGAACCGAAAAATAGTCACTGCCATAGCTTGATTGGAATGGTGTATTTGAAGCAAAATCAGCTAAAAATGGCAAAAATCCACTTCGAGAACGCTCTGAAATTAGATCCCAATGACCAAATGGCGTTGCAATGGAAACCTAAAATAGATAAAGTTTTAGGGCAACAACCTACCGATCATAAGGTGACTTCATCTCCCAATCATGGAGATAAGCAACCAGATAAATCTGGTAATGGTGGTTTGTTCGGTGGTTTGTTTGGTGGGAAGAAAAAATAA